In the genome of Leeuwenhoekiella sp. MAR_2009_132, one region contains:
- a CDS encoding arsenosugar biosynthesis-associated peroxidase-like protein: MAANNYYDPADLRKFGKITEWSEELGTKFFDYYGKVFEEGALTAREKALIALAVAHTEQCPYCIDAYTKDTLQRGVTKEQMMEAIHVGAAIKSGATLVHGTMMMNKVNKLEM; this comes from the coding sequence ATGGCAGCTAACAATTATTACGATCCCGCAGATCTTAGAAAATTTGGTAAAATCACCGAATGGAGCGAGGAACTGGGCACTAAATTTTTTGATTACTACGGAAAAGTGTTTGAAGAAGGTGCACTTACCGCCCGTGAGAAAGCATTGATCGCTCTTGCCGTTGCACACACCGAACAGTGCCCCTATTGTATAGATGCTTATACTAAAGATACGCTGCAACGTGGGGTTACTAAAGAACAAATGATGGAAGCCATTCACGTAGGTGCTGCAATTAAAAGCGGCGCAACCCTCGTACATGGTACAATGATGATGAATAAAGTGAATAAGCTAGAAATGTAG
- a CDS encoding DUF2064 domain-containing protein, which produces MQVFDALNKHAVKTLKKTGLPYFIYSEEKQIGSNFGERFTYAIQEIYALGFENIITIGNDSPHLTANHILEASQHLKENPIVLGPSADGGFYLMGLKKSRFNPDSFLKLPWQTEALTSSILRLVHAKKIEAILLDTLQDLDSVADIETLLQSQKTLHYTISQLLLNALEKSFNLPLFQPFWVETFHARTYFNKGSPVLISA; this is translated from the coding sequence GTGCAGGTTTTTGACGCGCTCAATAAGCACGCAGTTAAAACGCTCAAAAAAACAGGACTTCCTTATTTTATTTATTCGGAAGAAAAACAAATTGGTTCTAATTTTGGCGAGCGTTTCACCTATGCGATTCAGGAAATCTACGCCTTAGGTTTTGAGAATATCATCACCATTGGTAATGACAGTCCGCATCTTACGGCAAACCATATTCTTGAAGCCAGTCAACACCTGAAAGAAAATCCCATTGTTCTAGGACCTTCAGCAGATGGTGGTTTTTACCTGATGGGATTGAAGAAATCACGTTTCAACCCTGATTCCTTTTTAAAATTACCCTGGCAAACCGAAGCATTAACCTCAAGTATCTTAAGGCTCGTTCACGCTAAAAAAATAGAAGCGATTCTGCTTGACACGCTTCAGGATCTCGATTCTGTAGCAGATATTGAGACATTGCTTCAGTCTCAAAAAACGTTACATTACACGATAAGTCAACTGCTTTTAAATGCTCTTGAAAAATCATTCAACTTACCTTTATTTCAGCCTTTTTGGGTTGAAACCTTTCACGCACGTACCTACTTCAATAAGGGATCACCGGTTTTAATTTCCGCATAA
- the arsS gene encoding arsenosugar biosynthesis radical SAM (seleno)protein ArsS (Some members of this family are selenoproteins.) encodes MSVTKTKKSLHKRHDDLAQANKQLEILSGGIFADGELPTFAEKIKETNKFPLRPKKLEILQINVGYMCNQVCEHCHVDAGPDRKEIMTWETMEQCLEVIKNTGAHTLDLTGGAPEMNPHFRRFVEEASKAGIKDFIVRSNLTIIRANKKYYDLPEFFKKHNVHVVSSMPHWTRGKTDKQRGEGVFDLSIKALQDLNAVGYGMPDSDLRLDLVYNPNGAYLPSDQAGMEKDFKKALYEDFNIQFHNLFAITNLPIARFLDYLIASENYEDYMYQLVEAYNPAAVENVMCTNTISISWDGWLYDCDFNQMLDLKVNSKVKHISDYNEDLLNDRNIIISQHCYGCTAGAGSSCQGTVA; translated from the coding sequence ATGTCTGTTACCAAAACAAAAAAATCATTACATAAACGCCATGATGATCTGGCTCAAGCCAATAAACAACTTGAGATTTTATCAGGTGGTATTTTTGCTGATGGTGAACTCCCTACTTTTGCTGAAAAAATAAAGGAAACCAATAAGTTTCCGCTTCGACCTAAAAAGTTAGAAATCCTACAGATCAACGTGGGTTACATGTGCAACCAGGTGTGTGAGCACTGCCACGTAGATGCCGGTCCCGATCGTAAAGAAATTATGACCTGGGAAACGATGGAACAGTGTCTTGAAGTGATTAAAAATACAGGAGCACATACCCTCGATTTAACCGGTGGTGCGCCTGAAATGAATCCGCATTTTAGACGATTTGTCGAAGAAGCCAGCAAAGCCGGAATCAAAGATTTTATCGTGCGCAGTAATTTGACGATTATTCGCGCGAATAAAAAATACTACGATTTACCTGAGTTTTTCAAAAAGCACAACGTACACGTAGTAAGCTCGATGCCGCACTGGACGCGCGGTAAAACCGATAAGCAACGTGGTGAAGGTGTTTTTGACCTTTCAATTAAAGCATTGCAAGATTTAAATGCAGTAGGTTACGGGATGCCAGATAGCGATTTACGTCTGGATCTGGTTTACAATCCTAATGGCGCATATCTCCCTTCTGATCAGGCCGGGATGGAGAAAGATTTCAAAAAAGCATTGTACGAGGATTTCAATATTCAGTTTCATAACCTTTTTGCGATCACCAATTTACCTATCGCCCGTTTTCTAGATTATTTGATTGCTTCAGAAAACTATGAAGATTATATGTATCAATTAGTTGAAGCGTATAACCCTGCAGCTGTTGAAAATGTGATGTGTACCAATACCATTTCCATAAGCTGGGACGGCTGGTTATACGATTGCGATTTTAACCAGATGCTCGACTTAAAAGTTAACAGTAAAGTGAAGCACATTTCAGATTACAATGAAGATTTGCTTAACGATCGTAATATCATCATTTCGCAACATTGCTATGGTTGTACTGCCGGTGCCGGAAGTAGCTGCCAGGGAACTGTTGCTTAA